In the Streptomyces sp. f51 genome, one interval contains:
- a CDS encoding sugar ABC transporter permease — MSTLPRALTVVPGPAVTPAAARRAARRRGRRESATAWAFISPAVVVILGLSIVPVVWSLLLSFRADDLVTPGRWVGLDNYRALAQDPNFRTAVGNTLLYTALYVPLSLVGGLVLALALNRRIRFIGLYRTLVFVPFVVSATAQGVLFSFILDPEFGVANSLLHTIGLSPQGFLTDPDQAIYLLVLISLWSGVGFCVVVYLAALQDVPPELVEAARIDGAGRGRVLRHIVLPTLTPVTVFLLLWQLITALQVFDLIYVTTKGGPLGSTGVVVYFVWQQAFQTFTAGYGAAAAYVLAVALLVAGGALRLVMRRQERGEGAVR, encoded by the coding sequence ATGTCCACCCTTCCCCGCGCCCTCACCGTCGTACCGGGCCCAGCGGTGACCCCGGCCGCCGCACGGCGTGCCGCCCGCCGTCGCGGCCGGCGCGAGAGCGCCACCGCCTGGGCCTTCATCAGCCCCGCCGTCGTCGTGATCCTCGGCCTGAGCATCGTGCCCGTCGTCTGGTCGCTGCTGCTCTCCTTCCGGGCCGACGACCTCGTCACCCCGGGCCGCTGGGTCGGCCTCGACAACTACCGCGCACTGGCCCAGGACCCCAACTTCCGTACGGCCGTGGGCAACACCCTGCTGTACACGGCCCTGTACGTGCCGCTCAGCCTGGTCGGCGGGCTGGTGCTGGCCCTGGCGCTGAACCGCCGCATCCGGTTCATCGGCCTCTACCGCACGCTCGTCTTCGTCCCCTTCGTGGTCTCGGCGACCGCGCAGGGCGTGCTGTTCTCGTTCATCCTCGATCCGGAGTTCGGGGTCGCCAACTCCCTGCTGCACACGATCGGGCTGTCCCCGCAGGGCTTTCTCACCGACCCGGACCAGGCGATCTATCTGCTGGTGCTGATCTCGCTGTGGAGCGGTGTCGGCTTCTGCGTCGTCGTCTATCTCGCCGCGCTCCAGGACGTCCCGCCCGAACTGGTGGAGGCCGCGCGGATCGACGGGGCGGGCCGCGGGCGGGTGCTGCGCCACATCGTCCTGCCGACGCTCACCCCGGTCACCGTGTTCCTGCTGCTGTGGCAGCTGATCACGGCGCTCCAGGTCTTCGACCTGATCTACGTGACGACCAAGGGCGGCCCGCTGGGTTCGACCGGCGTGGTCGTCTACTTCGTCTGGCAGCAGGCGTTCCAGACGTTCACGGCGGGCTACGGGGCCGCGGCGGCGTACGTCCTCGCGGTCGCGCTGCTGGTCGCGGGCGGAGCGCTGCGTCTGGTCATGCGCCGGCAGGAACGCGGCGAAGGAGCGGTCCGATGA
- a CDS encoding arsenic transporter, whose product MEGAVVTARRNTILNSTFVQGLPGATGTPLAAALASPLAETLSVVLLAAVLVCAVVRPFGWPEAVVAVPAAGLVLATGAISWDHARAEAAHLGPVIGFLAAVLVLAKYCDDEGLFQACGAWMARWAAGQPGRLLTAVFVLASAITAVLSLDATIVLLTPVVFATAARMGARPKPHVYACTHLSNTASLLLPVSNLTNLLAFTASGLSFTRFAALMVLPWLVAIGAEYVVFRRFFARDLAVGASSGHTEEPPDVPLFALITVGCTLAGFVLASAVGIDPAWSAAAGALVLAGRALVRRRTTPLTVVRAAAPSFLAFVLALGIVVRAVVDNGLAGALDDLLPTGGSLAALLGVAAIAAVLANLINNLPAVLVLLPLAADSGAGAVLAVLLGVNIGPNLTYAGSLATLLWRRIVHQHEHGVDLKEFTRLGLIAVPAALVPAVLALWVSLHVIGG is encoded by the coding sequence ATGGAGGGCGCCGTCGTCACCGCCCGAAGGAACACCATCCTGAACAGCACATTCGTCCAAGGCCTCCCCGGCGCGACCGGCACGCCCCTGGCAGCCGCTCTCGCGAGCCCGCTCGCCGAGACGCTGTCCGTCGTCCTGCTCGCGGCCGTCCTCGTCTGCGCGGTGGTGCGGCCGTTCGGCTGGCCCGAGGCGGTCGTGGCCGTGCCCGCCGCGGGGCTGGTCCTGGCCACCGGGGCGATCTCCTGGGACCACGCCCGCGCGGAGGCCGCCCATCTGGGGCCGGTGATCGGCTTCCTCGCCGCCGTCCTCGTCCTGGCCAAGTACTGCGACGACGAGGGCCTCTTCCAGGCGTGCGGCGCCTGGATGGCGCGCTGGGCCGCGGGGCAGCCCGGCCGGCTGCTGACCGCCGTGTTCGTGCTCGCCTCGGCGATCACGGCGGTGCTCAGCCTGGACGCCACCATCGTGCTGCTCACCCCCGTCGTGTTCGCGACGGCGGCGCGGATGGGGGCCCGCCCCAAGCCGCACGTGTACGCGTGCACCCACCTGTCGAACACCGCCTCGCTGCTCCTGCCGGTCTCCAACCTCACCAACCTGCTCGCGTTCACCGCCAGCGGTCTGAGCTTCACCCGGTTCGCCGCGCTGATGGTGCTGCCCTGGCTGGTGGCGATCGGCGCCGAGTACGTGGTCTTCCGGCGCTTCTTCGCCCGTGACCTCGCGGTGGGCGCGTCCTCCGGGCACACGGAGGAACCGCCGGACGTGCCGCTGTTCGCCCTGATCACCGTGGGCTGCACCCTCGCCGGGTTCGTCCTCGCCTCGGCCGTCGGCATCGACCCTGCCTGGTCCGCCGCCGCGGGGGCGCTCGTGCTGGCCGGACGAGCGCTCGTCCGCCGCCGCACCACCCCGCTCACCGTCGTGCGCGCCGCGGCGCCTTCCTTCCTCGCCTTCGTCCTGGCGCTCGGCATCGTCGTCCGCGCGGTGGTCGACAACGGTCTGGCCGGCGCCCTCGACGACCTCCTTCCGACGGGCGGCTCGCTGGCGGCACTGCTCGGTGTCGCCGCGATCGCCGCCGTCCTGGCCAACCTGATCAACAACCTGCCGGCGGTCCTCGTCCTGCTGCCGCTGGCCGCCGACTCCGGCGCGGGCGCGGTGCTGGCCGTCCTGCTCGGCGTCAACATCGGACCCAATCTGACGTACGCCGGTTCCCTCGCGACGCTGCTGTGGCGTCGTATCGTGCATCAGCACGAACACGGCGTCGACCTGAAGGAGTTCACCCGGCTGGGCCTGATCGCCGTCCCCGCGGCCCTGGTCCCCGCCGTGCTGGCGCTGTGGGTCTCGCTCCACGTCATCGGAGGCTGA
- a CDS encoding universal stress protein: MRVVVWLVEGTWPACVDAVRTHAPGATEVVLLHVADPAVPGLAHGAFAGLLGRGRSEPDPGDLLESLGTVSAAELLDAAAQRLGSPATRLERTGRVEREVVAAAEGAGLLVLARDGDRSRLGPHSLGPAGRFVVDHAPCPVLLVWPEPAPDVTTLPPPPPHPPHPPRP, encoded by the coding sequence ATGCGGGTGGTCGTCTGGCTGGTCGAGGGAACATGGCCGGCGTGCGTGGACGCCGTACGGACGCACGCCCCCGGCGCGACGGAGGTGGTGCTGCTCCATGTCGCGGACCCCGCCGTGCCCGGTCTCGCGCACGGCGCGTTCGCGGGACTCCTCGGCCGCGGACGGTCCGAACCCGACCCCGGCGACCTGCTGGAGAGCCTCGGCACGGTCTCCGCGGCCGAGCTCCTCGACGCGGCGGCCCAGCGCCTCGGGAGCCCGGCGACCCGCCTGGAGCGCACCGGCCGGGTCGAGCGGGAGGTGGTCGCCGCGGCCGAGGGCGCCGGACTGCTGGTGCTGGCCCGCGACGGCGACCGCAGCCGGCTCGGCCCGCACAGCCTGGGCCCCGCCGGACGCTTCGTCGTCGACCACGCCCCCTGCCCCGTGCTGCTCGTCTGGCCCGAACCGGCCCCGGACGTCACGACGTTGCCGCCCCCTCCCCCGCACCCGCCGCACCCCCCGCGTCCCTGA
- a CDS encoding ABC transporter substrate-binding protein, with protein sequence MTRVIARRRLLLGAAAAGALAGCGGPSDGVGADGRVTVELWHGQNDTARKALEALVAEFNRTHPRIRVDSSGGGVVADAMLQKVTAALAAGSYPDIAYIFGSDLASVARSPRVVDLTSALHGGTPSWSSFWAPVRDAVTVNGKVRAAPAVLDSLAVVYNKKLFRRAGVPFPKAGWSWDEFTDTARRLTDPGRGVFGTGWPGTGDEDTVWRLWPMVWDLGGEVIAADGKRIGFARQGPRALSTLARLAHDRSVYVDPKPGSEQMYQVFLSGRMGMVATGPWELPDVIGAKVDYGVVPLPSYSGRPITISGPDTWTVFDNGSARSRAAVEFVRWMIRPSQDARWDLSAGGLPLSSATARRPEWREHSATTTGLGVFTDTLASARVRPVHAAYPQISQAFGEAIVSVLLGKDSPAHAVRRCAETADAALLIPR encoded by the coding sequence ATGACACGCGTGATCGCGCGGCGCCGACTGCTCCTCGGAGCCGCGGCCGCCGGGGCACTGGCGGGCTGCGGCGGCCCCTCGGACGGCGTCGGCGCCGACGGCAGGGTGACCGTCGAGCTGTGGCACGGCCAGAACGACACGGCCAGGAAGGCCCTGGAGGCCCTGGTCGCCGAGTTCAACCGCACCCATCCCCGCATACGGGTGGACAGTTCGGGCGGCGGAGTGGTGGCCGACGCCATGCTCCAGAAGGTGACGGCCGCGCTCGCCGCCGGCTCCTACCCCGACATCGCCTACATCTTCGGCTCGGACCTGGCGAGCGTCGCCCGCAGTCCCCGGGTCGTCGACCTCACCTCCGCGCTGCACGGGGGCACCCCGTCCTGGAGCTCCTTCTGGGCGCCGGTACGGGACGCGGTCACCGTCAACGGCAAGGTGCGCGCCGCCCCGGCGGTGCTCGACTCGCTGGCCGTCGTCTACAACAAGAAGCTGTTCCGGCGGGCCGGGGTCCCCTTCCCGAAGGCGGGCTGGAGCTGGGACGAGTTCACCGACACCGCGCGCAGGCTCACCGACCCCGGGCGCGGTGTGTTCGGCACGGGCTGGCCGGGCACCGGCGACGAGGACACCGTCTGGCGGCTGTGGCCGATGGTCTGGGACCTCGGCGGCGAGGTGATCGCCGCCGACGGCAAACGGATCGGCTTCGCCCGGCAGGGCCCCCGCGCCCTGTCGACGCTGGCCCGGCTGGCCCACGACAGGAGCGTGTACGTCGACCCGAAACCCGGCAGCGAGCAGATGTACCAGGTCTTCCTCAGCGGCCGGATGGGCATGGTGGCCACCGGTCCCTGGGAGCTCCCGGACGTCATCGGCGCCAAGGTCGACTACGGCGTCGTCCCGCTCCCCAGCTACAGCGGAAGGCCGATCACCATTTCGGGGCCGGACACCTGGACCGTGTTCGACAACGGTTCCGCCCGCTCCCGCGCGGCCGTCGAGTTCGTGCGCTGGATGATCCGGCCGTCCCAGGACGCGCGCTGGGACCTCTCGGCGGGTGGCCTCCCGCTCAGCTCGGCCACCGCCCGCCGTCCGGAGTGGCGCGAGCACTCCGCGACGACCACCGGTCTCGGGGTGTTCACCGACACGCTGGCCTCCGCCCGGGTCAGGCCCGTGCACGCCGCCTATCCGCAGATCTCCCAGGCCTTCGGCGAGGCGATCGTCTCGGTCCTGCTCGGCAAGGACTCCCCCGCCCACGCCGTCCGCCGGTGCGCCGAGACGGCCGACGCGGCCCTGCTCATCCCCCGGTGA
- a CDS encoding carbohydrate ABC transporter permease, with translation MTSPLTSRRPSGWHLLLAPMALCFALPLLWLVLSSVMSDAEINRFPPALWPKGIDLGGYRYVLGNAMFPRWFVNSLIVAVAAVLSNLLLGALSGYAFARMRFAGSRILLALMLATMVIPFQLTMIPTFLVMKELGLIDTLGALIVPSLVTPFAVFLFRQFFLALPREMEEAAWIDGCSRLRVLFSIVLPLARPALATVAVLTFLSTWNDLSWPLIAINHDTQYTLQLGLTTFQGQHHTRWSAVMAGNVITVLPVLVAFLLAQKTFVQSLTSSGLKG, from the coding sequence ATGACCTCACCCCTCACCTCCCGCAGGCCGAGCGGCTGGCATCTGCTGCTGGCGCCGATGGCGCTGTGTTTCGCGCTGCCGCTGCTCTGGCTGGTGCTCAGCTCGGTGATGTCCGACGCGGAGATCAACCGGTTCCCGCCCGCGCTGTGGCCCAAGGGGATCGACCTCGGCGGCTACCGCTACGTGCTCGGGAACGCGATGTTCCCGCGCTGGTTCGTCAACTCGCTGATCGTCGCGGTCGCGGCGGTCCTGTCGAATCTGCTGCTCGGCGCGCTCAGCGGCTACGCCTTCGCCCGGATGCGGTTCGCCGGATCGAGGATCCTGCTCGCCCTGATGCTGGCGACCATGGTGATCCCCTTCCAGCTCACGATGATCCCGACCTTCCTGGTGATGAAGGAGCTGGGGCTCATCGACACGCTCGGCGCGCTGATCGTGCCCTCGCTCGTCACCCCGTTCGCGGTCTTCCTGTTCCGGCAGTTCTTCCTGGCGCTGCCGAGGGAGATGGAGGAGGCGGCCTGGATCGACGGGTGTTCGCGGCTGCGGGTGCTGTTCTCGATCGTGCTGCCGCTGGCCCGGCCCGCGCTGGCCACGGTCGCCGTGCTGACGTTCCTGAGCACCTGGAACGACCTGTCCTGGCCGCTCATCGCGATCAACCACGACACGCAGTACACCTTGCAGCTCGGTCTGACGACGTTCCAGGGGCAGCACCACACCCGGTGGTCGGCGGTGATGGCGGGCAACGTGATCACCGTGCTGCCGGTGCTGGTCGCGTTCCTGCTGGCGCAGAAGACCTTTGTCCAGTCGCTCACTTCGAGCGGTCTGAAGGGCTAG
- a CDS encoding endo alpha-1,4 polygalactosaminidase produces the protein MPPVKRVLRTGVLVTATALTGLLTLPGCDPGKDTGASAKPDPGPHRTATAVQLPPLHAGFDYQIGGAYTPAADVRIVSRDRSSTPARGLYNICYVNAFQAQPEERAQWPADLLLRDADGKAVVDKDWNEALLDIRTPDKRRRVAARVDRWIDECADKGFDAVEPDNYDSYTRSRNLLTADDATAFITLLSRHAHARHLAIAQKNTAELAGLRSRTGLDFAVAEECGQYDECGTYAKAFHDRVVVIEYTDSGLRKARAAYGDRLSIVRRDVMVSTPGSADYVRRTR, from the coding sequence ATGCCCCCCGTCAAACGTGTTCTCCGCACCGGAGTCCTGGTCACGGCCACCGCCCTGACCGGCCTCCTGACACTGCCCGGCTGCGATCCAGGCAAGGACACCGGCGCCTCGGCGAAACCGGATCCCGGCCCCCACCGAACCGCCACCGCCGTCCAACTCCCGCCCCTGCACGCGGGGTTCGACTACCAGATCGGCGGCGCCTACACTCCGGCCGCCGACGTCCGCATCGTCAGCCGCGACCGTTCCTCCACACCGGCCCGCGGCCTCTACAACATCTGCTACGTCAACGCGTTCCAGGCCCAGCCCGAGGAACGCGCGCAGTGGCCGGCCGACCTGCTGCTGCGGGACGCGGACGGCAAGGCCGTCGTCGACAAGGACTGGAACGAGGCGCTCCTCGACATCCGGACGCCGGACAAGCGCCGCCGGGTGGCCGCGCGCGTCGACCGGTGGATCGACGAGTGCGCCGACAAGGGATTCGACGCCGTCGAGCCCGACAACTACGACAGTTACACCCGCTCCCGGAACCTGCTGACCGCGGACGACGCCACCGCGTTCATCACCCTGCTGTCCCGGCACGCGCACGCCCGGCATCTGGCGATCGCCCAGAAGAACACGGCCGAACTGGCGGGTCTCAGGTCACGGACCGGGCTCGACTTCGCGGTGGCCGAGGAGTGCGGCCAGTACGACGAGTGCGGCACGTACGCGAAGGCCTTCCACGACCGGGTGGTGGTCATCGAGTACACCGACAGCGGACTGCGCAAGGCCCGCGCGGCCTACGGCGACCGGCTGAGCATCGTGCGCCGGGACGTGATGGTCTCGACTCCCGGCAGCGCGGACTACGTCCGCAGGACGCGCTGA